One stretch of Chlamydia abortus DNA includes these proteins:
- the nqrE gene encoding NADH:ubiquinone reductase (Na(+)-transporting) subunit E has protein sequence MWLGEYTWLNVFGIFLQATFIQNILLSNFLGMCSYLACSGRVSTANGLGMSVALVLTVTGSINWFVHAFITGPKALTWLSPALANVNLNFLELIIFIVVIAAFTQILELFLEKVSRNLYLSLGIFLPLIAVNCAILGGVLFGITRNYPFIPMMIFSLGAGCGWWLAIVLFATIKEKLAYSDIPKNLQGMGISFITTGLIAMAFMSLTGIDISKPSTTVEAAHVLEDQKVSSAEVNEVKPIKKVRSAPQRTGKTKTINTKKGKLQ, from the coding sequence ATGTGGTTAGGTGAATATACATGGCTAAATGTCTTTGGTATCTTTTTACAAGCCACCTTTATCCAAAATATTCTACTATCCAATTTTCTTGGGATGTGCAGCTATCTTGCCTGTTCAGGACGAGTCTCTACAGCCAACGGTTTAGGCATGTCCGTAGCATTGGTACTCACCGTGACTGGAAGTATTAACTGGTTCGTACATGCATTTATTACAGGACCTAAAGCTTTAACTTGGCTATCCCCAGCATTAGCTAACGTAAACTTAAATTTTCTCGAACTCATCATCTTCATCGTTGTCATTGCGGCTTTCACACAAATCCTTGAACTGTTTTTAGAAAAAGTCTCAAGAAATCTCTACCTTTCCTTAGGCATCTTCCTCCCCCTAATCGCAGTAAACTGCGCAATCTTAGGCGGCGTACTCTTTGGAATCACACGCAACTATCCGTTTATTCCCATGATGATATTCTCTTTGGGTGCTGGATGCGGCTGGTGGTTAGCTATTGTTTTGTTTGCCACGATTAAAGAAAAGCTCGCCTATTCTGATATTCCCAAAAATCTTCAGGGAATGGGCATCTCTTTCATTACTACAGGACTGATAGCTATGGCTTTCATGAGCCTCACGGGTATTGATATCTCTAAACCATCCACCACAGTAGAAGCTGCTCATGTCTTAGAAGACCAAAAAGTCTCTTCGGCAGAAGTCAACGAAGTCAAACCTATAAAAAAAGTACGCTCAGCTCCGCAGCGTACTGGTAAGACCAAAACGATAAATACAAAAAAAGGGAAACTTCAGTAA
- the nqrD gene encoding NADH:ubiquinone reductase (Na(+)-transporting) subunit D, which translates to MAANKSYKSYFLDPLWNNNQPLIAILGICSALAVTTTVNTALTMGLAVSFVTGCSSFFVSLLRKVTPDSVRMITQLIIISLFVIVIDQFLKAFFFDISKTLSVFVGLIITNCIVMGRAESLARNVPPIPAFLDGFASGLGYGWVLVTVSIIREFFGFGTILGLQLIPKCFYASEAHPDGYENFGLMVLAPSAFFLLGIMIWGVNILRSKKERR; encoded by the coding sequence ATGGCAGCAAATAAATCCTACAAGAGTTACTTTCTTGATCCTCTTTGGAACAATAACCAACCTCTTATTGCTATTTTAGGGATTTGCTCTGCGTTGGCTGTAACAACAACGGTAAATACAGCATTGACCATGGGTCTCGCTGTGAGTTTCGTTACAGGGTGTTCTTCGTTCTTCGTATCTTTATTGCGGAAAGTCACCCCGGATAGCGTACGTATGATCACCCAGCTAATTATCATTAGCTTATTCGTGATTGTCATTGATCAATTCCTCAAGGCTTTTTTCTTTGATATCTCAAAAACACTTTCTGTGTTCGTCGGGTTAATTATCACCAACTGTATCGTCATGGGAAGAGCAGAAAGTCTAGCAAGAAATGTTCCACCTATTCCTGCTTTTTTGGATGGTTTTGCCTCAGGATTAGGTTACGGTTGGGTATTAGTTACTGTAAGTATCATCAGAGAATTCTTCGGTTTTGGGACAATTCTTGGATTACAACTGATTCCTAAATGTTTTTATGCCTCAGAAGCTCATCCCGATGGGTATGAAAACTTTGGCTTGATGGTTTTAGCTCCCTCAGCATTCTTCCTTTTGGGTATAATGATTTGGGGTGTCAATATTCTGAGATCTAAGAAAGAAAGAAGGTAG
- a CDS encoding Na(+)-transporting NADH-quinone reductase subunit B: MLKRFVNSIWEICQKDKFQRFTPVADAIDTFCYEPIHQASSPPFIRDAVDIKRWMMLVVIALFPATFLAIWNSGIQALVYGSGNAQLMEAFLHISGFRSYLSFIFNDIGMFSVLWTGCKIFLPLLIISYTVGGACEVLFAVIRKHKIAEGLLVTGILYPLTLPPTIPYWMAALGIAFGVVVSKELFGGTGMNILNPALSGRAFLFFTFPAKMSGDVWVGSNPTHIKDSLLTMNATAGKSIIDGFSQSTCLQTLNSTPPSVKRIHVDAIASNILHMTHVPTQNVIESQFSIWTESHPGLLLDKLTLEQLQSFVTSPLSEGGLGLLPTQFDSAYAITDVIYGIGKFSSGNLFWGNILGSLGETSTFACLLGAVFLVITGIASWRTMVSFGIGAFVTAWLFKICSILIAGKHGAWAPAKFFIPAYRQLFLGGLAFGLVFMATDPVSSPTMKLAKWIYGLFIGFMTIIIRLINPAYPEGVMLAILLGNVFAPLLDYFAVRKYRRRRI, translated from the coding sequence ATGCTTAAACGATTTGTTAATTCCATCTGGGAAATTTGTCAAAAAGACAAGTTTCAACGCTTTACTCCAGTTGCAGACGCTATTGATACGTTTTGCTACGAACCCATCCACCAAGCTTCATCTCCACCGTTCATTCGCGATGCTGTAGATATTAAACGTTGGATGATGCTTGTGGTTATTGCACTCTTTCCAGCGACGTTCTTAGCCATATGGAATTCGGGTATTCAGGCTTTAGTCTATGGCTCGGGAAATGCCCAGCTCATGGAAGCATTTTTACATATCTCAGGATTTCGCAGTTATCTCTCATTTATCTTTAATGACATAGGCATGTTTTCCGTTCTTTGGACGGGATGCAAAATTTTTCTTCCCTTACTTATCATTAGCTATACAGTAGGAGGAGCTTGTGAAGTCCTCTTCGCAGTCATTAGAAAACATAAAATTGCTGAAGGATTGCTCGTCACAGGGATCCTCTATCCCCTGACCTTACCTCCCACAATTCCTTATTGGATGGCCGCTTTAGGGATTGCTTTCGGCGTTGTGGTTAGTAAAGAATTGTTCGGTGGGACAGGAATGAATATTCTCAATCCTGCACTCTCAGGAAGAGCTTTTCTATTTTTTACATTTCCAGCAAAGATGAGCGGTGATGTTTGGGTAGGGAGCAACCCAACACACATAAAAGATAGCCTGCTCACTATGAACGCCACAGCAGGAAAATCCATCATCGACGGCTTTTCACAATCTACGTGCCTACAAACATTAAACTCTACACCACCTTCTGTAAAAAGAATCCATGTAGATGCTATAGCCTCTAACATTTTACACATGACACACGTCCCCACACAAAATGTCATAGAATCACAATTTTCGATCTGGACAGAGTCTCATCCCGGTTTGCTGTTAGACAAGCTAACTTTAGAGCAACTGCAAAGCTTTGTCACCTCTCCATTAAGTGAAGGCGGTCTCGGCTTACTCCCAACGCAATTTGACTCAGCCTACGCGATTACCGATGTGATCTATGGAATTGGGAAATTCTCTTCAGGGAATCTCTTCTGGGGAAACATTCTCGGTTCTTTAGGAGAAACATCCACATTTGCCTGTTTACTCGGTGCGGTATTTCTTGTGATTACCGGGATTGCCTCATGGAGAACGATGGTGTCTTTCGGTATAGGGGCGTTCGTCACAGCGTGGTTATTTAAGATTTGTAGTATTCTTATTGCTGGAAAACACGGAGCTTGGGCTCCCGCAAAATTCTTTATTCCAGCCTACCGCCAATTGTTCCTAGGGGGGTTAGCCTTCGGTCTCGTATTCATGGCGACGGATCCTGTATCCTCACCAACCATGAAATTAGCCAAATGGATTTACGGACTCTTCATTGGTTTTATGACCATAATTATCCGATTAATCAATCCTGCATATCCCGAAGGAGTTATGCTAGCCATTCTTCTTGGAAATGTATTTGCTCCTCTTCTTGATTACTTTGCTGTAAGAAAGTATAGACGAAGGAGAATTTAA
- a CDS encoding phospholipase D-like domain-containing protein → MNKTRWSLVIAFFFVFIAKDAAAFMVHFPESKESVGVVIHDNSVEVYESVLSAIDVANHYIELSPCMAGGNLLKEIVEHIDARMDLIPGLRAYLLIQPTFIDSEDKIVLEGIKSRWPNRFFYLFTGCPPGPSILSPNVIESHVKISIIDGKYIFMGGTNFEDFMCTRGDTIPEPVESPRLVIGGIHRPLAFRDQDITVSSARLGTELRKEFHAHYALWRTYAERPWFNKNLDDFRALPFPQLSVEEAQATYCPKIEENSDLVSTDLKNIRVIFSGPDESKNAITQGYVDLIDNAKKSIKIANMYFIPNNDILESLRSASFSRKVRTEIITNGSNENSPPLTEVYAWGNRMNYFFLSYGERPALWKKFIFSKKQPNSSLRVNEYYVRDTQLHKKCMIVDDRVFVIGSYNFGKKSDLFDYEGIILIDSPEVAAKANVVFKKDLSLSKPIENSEIFGWYFDPMYNLLGHLQINFMPA, encoded by the coding sequence ATGAATAAAACGCGATGGAGCTTAGTTATAGCCTTCTTTTTTGTATTTATCGCAAAAGATGCTGCGGCTTTTATGGTGCATTTTCCTGAATCGAAAGAATCTGTGGGTGTGGTTATTCATGATAACAGTGTGGAAGTTTATGAAAGTGTTTTATCTGCTATAGATGTTGCTAATCATTATATTGAATTATCTCCTTGTATGGCAGGAGGAAACCTATTAAAAGAGATAGTCGAGCATATAGATGCACGTATGGATCTCATTCCTGGACTACGCGCCTATCTTCTTATCCAACCCACATTCATTGATAGCGAGGATAAGATTGTTCTTGAGGGGATAAAATCGCGTTGGCCTAACCGTTTTTTTTACTTATTTACAGGATGTCCTCCTGGTCCCAGCATCCTTTCTCCTAATGTTATAGAAAGTCATGTGAAGATTTCCATCATCGATGGCAAGTATATCTTTATGGGAGGGACAAATTTTGAAGATTTTATGTGTACCCGAGGGGATACTATTCCTGAACCTGTAGAGTCTCCTCGGCTGGTTATCGGGGGAATTCACAGACCGCTAGCATTTCGCGACCAGGATATTACCGTGAGTTCTGCACGACTCGGTACCGAGTTAAGAAAGGAATTTCATGCGCATTATGCACTGTGGCGTACATATGCGGAGAGGCCCTGGTTTAATAAAAATCTCGATGATTTTCGCGCTCTTCCTTTTCCACAGCTGTCTGTAGAAGAAGCTCAAGCCACGTATTGTCCTAAAATCGAAGAAAACTCAGATCTCGTATCTACAGATTTGAAAAACATTCGTGTGATTTTTTCAGGACCGGATGAGAGTAAAAACGCGATTACTCAAGGCTACGTAGATTTAATAGATAACGCAAAGAAGTCCATAAAAATTGCCAATATGTACTTCATTCCTAACAACGACATTCTTGAGAGTTTGAGATCAGCGTCTTTTAGCCGTAAAGTACGTACCGAAATTATTACGAATGGATCCAATGAAAATAGTCCCCCACTTACAGAAGTCTATGCTTGGGGAAATCGTATGAACTATTTCTTTCTATCTTATGGTGAACGCCCGGCACTATGGAAAAAGTTCATTTTTTCTAAAAAACAGCCGAATTCTTCCCTACGCGTAAATGAATATTACGTTCGCGATACACAGTTACATAAGAAATGTATGATTGTAGATGATCGTGTGTTTGTCATCGGTAGCTACAATTTTGGAAAGAAAAGTGACCTTTTTGATTATGAAGGTATCATATTAATTGATTCTCCAGAGGTTGCTGCTAAAGCCAATGTCGTCTTTAAGAAAGATTTGAGCTTATCCAAACCTATAGAGAATTCTGAAATTTTTGGTTGGTATTTCGATCCGATGTATAATCTTCTTGGTCATTTACAGATTAATTTTATGCCGGCGTAA
- a CDS encoding ATP-dependent Clp protease ATP-binding subunit, protein MFEKFTNRAKQVIKLAKKEAQRLNHNYLGTEHILLGLLKLGQGVAVNVLRNLGVDFDTAKQEVERLIGYGPEIQVYGDPALTGRVKKSFESANEEAGILEHNYVGTEHLLLGILNQADGVALQVLENLHIDPREVRKEILKELETFNLQLPPASSSNPRGSTSSSSKSSSLGHTLGGDKSDKLSALKAYGYDLTEMFRESKLDPVIGRSTEVERLILILCRRRKNNPVLIGEAGVGKTAIVEGLAQKIISNEVPDTLRKKRLITLDLALMIAGTKYRGQFEERIKAVMDEVRKHGNILLFIDELHTIVGAGAAEGAIDASNILKPALARGEIQCIGATTIDEYRKHIEKDAALERRFQKILVQPPSVDETIEILRGLKKKYEEHHNVSITEEALKAAATLSDQYVHGRFLPDKAIDLLDEAGARVRVNTMDQPTELMKLEAEIETTKLAKEQAIGTQEYEKAAGLRDEEKKLRERLSHMKQEWENHKEEHQIPVDEEAVAQVVSLQTGIPSARLTEAESEKLLKLEDTLRRKVIGQDQAVASICRAIRRSRTGIKDPNRPTGSFLFLGPTGVGKTLLAQQIAIEMFGGEDALIQVDMSEYMEKFAATKMMGSPPGYVGHEEGGHLTEQVRRRPYCVVLFDEIEKAHPDIMDLMLQILEQGRLTDSFGRKIDFRHAIIIMTSNLGADLIKKSGEIGFGSRSNFDYKVIQEKIENAVKKHLKPEFINRLDESVIFRPLEKSALSEIIHLEINKLDSRLKNYQMALSIPDSVISFLVTKGHSPEMGARPLRRVIEQYLEDPLAELLLKESCRQEARKLRANLVDDRVTFERYEEQAENVAATIPNVES, encoded by the coding sequence ATGTTTGAGAAGTTTACTAACAGAGCAAAACAAGTCATTAAATTGGCTAAAAAAGAAGCTCAGAGGTTAAATCATAACTATCTAGGCACAGAGCACATACTTCTAGGCCTACTCAAACTAGGTCAAGGCGTAGCTGTGAATGTATTGCGTAATTTAGGGGTAGACTTTGACACCGCTAAGCAAGAAGTCGAACGCTTGATCGGTTATGGACCAGAAATTCAAGTTTACGGCGATCCTGCTCTGACTGGCAGAGTGAAAAAATCTTTTGAATCAGCTAATGAAGAAGCTGGGATCTTAGAGCATAATTACGTCGGTACAGAACACCTGCTTCTAGGTATTTTAAACCAAGCTGATGGTGTCGCTTTACAAGTTTTAGAAAATTTACATATTGATCCTAGAGAAGTTCGCAAAGAAATTCTTAAAGAATTAGAGACATTTAATCTTCAGCTCCCACCTGCATCTTCGTCTAATCCCAGAGGGAGCACGTCTTCATCTTCCAAATCTTCCTCTCTTGGTCACACTTTAGGTGGAGACAAGAGCGATAAATTATCGGCATTAAAAGCCTATGGTTATGATTTAACCGAGATGTTTCGAGAGTCTAAACTCGATCCTGTGATTGGCCGTTCTACGGAAGTTGAACGTTTGATTTTAATCTTGTGCCGCAGAAGGAAAAACAACCCTGTACTCATCGGTGAAGCCGGTGTAGGTAAAACGGCTATTGTTGAAGGCTTAGCACAAAAAATTATTTCTAATGAAGTGCCTGATACTTTACGTAAAAAACGTTTAATCACTTTAGATCTAGCTCTAATGATCGCGGGAACAAAGTATCGCGGACAATTTGAAGAACGTATCAAAGCAGTTATGGACGAAGTCCGTAAACATGGCAACATTCTTTTGTTTATCGATGAGCTGCATACAATTGTCGGTGCAGGCGCTGCTGAAGGAGCTATTGATGCTTCTAACATTTTGAAGCCAGCACTAGCACGTGGTGAGATCCAGTGTATTGGGGCGACAACAATAGATGAATACCGCAAGCATATTGAAAAAGACGCTGCTTTAGAACGTAGATTCCAGAAAATTCTTGTCCAACCGCCTAGTGTAGACGAAACTATAGAAATTCTACGTGGCTTAAAAAAGAAATATGAAGAGCATCATAATGTTTCTATTACAGAAGAAGCATTGAAAGCGGCAGCTACGCTATCCGATCAATACGTGCATGGACGCTTCCTCCCCGATAAAGCGATTGATTTACTTGATGAGGCTGGAGCGCGAGTACGTGTAAATACCATGGATCAGCCTACAGAGTTAATGAAGCTTGAAGCTGAGATTGAGACCACGAAATTAGCTAAAGAGCAAGCTATTGGCACTCAAGAATATGAAAAAGCTGCAGGATTGCGTGACGAAGAGAAAAAGCTTCGTGAACGTCTTTCCCATATGAAGCAAGAATGGGAGAACCACAAAGAAGAACATCAAATTCCTGTTGATGAGGAAGCTGTTGCTCAAGTGGTCTCGTTACAAACAGGCATCCCTTCGGCACGACTTACTGAAGCTGAGAGCGAAAAGCTTTTAAAACTTGAAGATACTCTACGTAGGAAAGTCATAGGTCAAGATCAAGCGGTAGCGAGTATCTGTCGAGCCATTCGACGCTCAAGAACAGGAATTAAAGATCCTAACCGTCCTACAGGTTCCTTCTTATTCCTAGGACCTACTGGAGTGGGAAAAACATTACTCGCGCAACAAATCGCTATTGAGATGTTTGGTGGTGAAGATGCTTTAATTCAAGTAGACATGTCTGAGTACATGGAAAAATTTGCGGCTACAAAAATGATGGGATCACCTCCAGGCTATGTTGGTCATGAGGAAGGCGGTCATCTTACAGAACAAGTACGCCGTCGGCCTTATTGTGTTGTGCTATTCGATGAGATTGAAAAAGCTCATCCTGACATCATGGATTTAATGTTGCAGATCTTAGAGCAAGGGCGTCTCACAGACTCTTTTGGTCGCAAGATTGATTTTCGTCATGCGATTATTATCATGACGTCAAACTTAGGCGCAGACTTAATTAAGAAAAGCGGAGAAATCGGTTTTGGTTCTCGTTCCAATTTTGATTACAAAGTGATTCAAGAAAAAATCGAAAATGCCGTGAAAAAACATTTAAAGCCGGAATTTATCAACCGTTTAGATGAAAGTGTGATCTTCCGTCCTTTAGAAAAATCAGCGTTATCTGAAATTATCCATTTGGAAATTAACAAACTTGATTCTCGTTTGAAAAATTACCAGATGGCATTAAGTATTCCAGATTCTGTGATTTCTTTCTTAGTAACAAAAGGGCATTCTCCAGAGATGGGGGCGCGGCCTTTACGTCGGGTTATTGAACAGTATCTTGAAGATCCGCTTGCCGAACTCTTGCTGAAGGAATCTTGCCGTCAAGAAGCAAGAAAACTGCGTGCGAACCTCGTTGACGACCGTGTGACTTTCGAGCGCTATGAAGAACAAGCGGAAAATGTTGCGGCTACTATACCGAATGTGGAGTCATAG
- a CDS encoding lipoyl protein ligase domain-containing protein yields the protein MTVRIVDSGKGSAETHMARDKYLLEHLKQGEVILHLYEWDSLYPLTYGLFMRPEKFLVDNRAALGMDAAIRPTGGGFVFHHGDYAFSLLVSSEHPLYTPTVLENYYTVNQMVLEVVRRVFRIQGSLSFDEDMHHPKTSNFCMARASKYDILMGDRKVGGAAQRTVKQGFLHQGSVFLSGSSLEFYATFLLPEVIDIIVPAIEQRAFFPLGLSAPASDLLEARREIKEGLIHIFSSGCL from the coding sequence ATGACCGTTCGCATAGTAGATTCTGGAAAAGGGAGTGCTGAGACTCACATGGCCAGGGATAAGTATTTACTCGAACACTTGAAACAGGGGGAGGTCATTCTTCACCTATATGAGTGGGATAGTCTCTACCCCCTGACTTACGGCCTCTTCATGCGTCCAGAAAAATTTTTAGTTGATAATAGAGCTGCTCTCGGTATGGATGCCGCTATCCGCCCTACCGGAGGAGGGTTTGTTTTTCATCATGGAGATTACGCCTTTTCTTTACTTGTATCGTCGGAACACCCCCTATATACACCTACAGTATTAGAGAACTATTATACGGTCAATCAGATGGTATTAGAGGTTGTGCGTAGGGTTTTCCGCATACAAGGATCTCTTTCTTTTGATGAGGATATGCACCACCCAAAAACTTCGAATTTTTGTATGGCTAGAGCATCAAAATACGACATTTTGATGGGAGATAGGAAAGTCGGTGGCGCAGCTCAGCGTACTGTAAAACAAGGATTTTTGCATCAAGGGTCCGTGTTCCTATCGGGAAGTTCTTTAGAGTTTTATGCAACATTTCTTTTGCCAGAGGTGATTGATATTATAGTCCCTGCGATTGAGCAGCGGGCCTTTTTCCCTTTAGGTTTGTCAGCACCTGCCTCAGATCTTTTAGAAGCAAGAAGAGAAATTAAAGAGGGGTTAATTCACATATTTTCAAGTGGTTGTTTATGA
- a CDS encoding bactofilin family protein, whose product MFRRTGKNPFEDVQTLYEEETPAHSTYSSYPRSERLDSPPNLFDSPKSPETRPLSPTYPLNEEAQKWIPASAEVDSLLSFSEEPETTLGEGVTFKGELAFDRLLRIDGTFEGILVSNGKIIIGPKGCVKADIQLQEAIIEGAVEGNITVSGKLELRGEAMVKGDIQAGTLCVDEGVRLLGYVAIVGINTESQKEKDS is encoded by the coding sequence ATGTTCCGTAGAACTGGAAAAAATCCCTTTGAAGATGTGCAAACGTTATATGAAGAAGAAACGCCTGCGCATTCTACTTATTCTTCTTATCCTAGATCTGAGCGTTTAGATTCTCCTCCAAATCTTTTTGACTCTCCAAAATCTCCGGAAACACGCCCTTTGTCTCCCACCTATCCTCTAAATGAAGAAGCACAAAAATGGATCCCTGCATCTGCGGAAGTAGATTCCTTGCTCTCGTTTTCTGAAGAACCTGAAACCACTTTAGGAGAGGGTGTAACATTTAAAGGTGAGTTAGCCTTTGATCGTTTGTTGCGTATTGATGGCACCTTTGAAGGTATTTTAGTGTCTAATGGGAAAATTATCATCGGCCCTAAAGGTTGCGTGAAAGCGGATATCCAACTTCAAGAAGCCATTATTGAAGGTGCGGTCGAAGGGAATATTACAGTCAGCGGAAAATTAGAGCTCCGTGGTGAAGCTATGGTTAAAGGGGATATCCAAGCAGGGACCCTGTGCGTTGATGAAGGTGTACGTCTTTTAGGCTATGTAGCTATTGTCGGGATTAACACAGAGTCTCAGAAAGAAAAAGACTCATAA
- a CDS encoding Na(+)-translocating NADH-quinone reductase subunit C, translated as MSSEKSKRYLNQTWYVILFILVLSLFSSVFLSTVYYVLAPFQERAAIFDRNQQMLTAARVLDFSGKFQIYENGSWKLATYDKKSQLLKVADTNVPVVTSSILDSYTQGFVRPLLADRQGQMFSFEEKNISVSEFIEKHQNGHFYQQPLLLFYVILANTEQARVMSATEVVKNPSVIDAIVIPISGFGLWGPIYGYLAVENNGNTVLGTAWYQQAETPGLGANIANPQWQKQFYGKQIFLQEASGNTDFSTTPLGLEVVKGAVQSAFGTSPKALSAIDGISGATLTCNGVTEAYAQSLAPYRNLLMSFAKLNHRGDQNGSK; from the coding sequence ATGTCCTCAGAGAAATCCAAACGCTATCTGAATCAAACTTGGTATGTTATCCTGTTTATTCTCGTATTAAGTTTATTCTCTAGCGTTTTCCTTTCTACTGTGTATTATGTGCTTGCTCCTTTTCAAGAACGCGCTGCGATTTTTGATCGCAACCAACAAATGCTCACTGCAGCTCGTGTTTTAGATTTTTCAGGAAAATTTCAAATCTATGAGAATGGTTCTTGGAAACTTGCCACCTATGATAAAAAATCCCAATTACTTAAAGTGGCCGACACAAATGTCCCTGTTGTCACAAGCTCTATTTTAGACTCCTATACACAAGGATTTGTCCGTCCCTTACTTGCAGATAGACAAGGACAAATGTTTTCTTTTGAAGAGAAAAATATCTCCGTCTCAGAGTTTATAGAAAAACACCAAAATGGGCATTTCTATCAGCAGCCATTACTTTTATTTTATGTAATCTTAGCCAATACAGAGCAAGCTAGAGTGATGAGCGCCACTGAGGTTGTGAAAAATCCTTCCGTAATAGACGCTATTGTCATTCCTATTTCAGGATTTGGCTTGTGGGGACCTATTTACGGCTATCTCGCTGTAGAAAATAATGGGAATACAGTATTAGGAACAGCGTGGTATCAACAAGCAGAAACTCCAGGCTTAGGCGCCAATATTGCCAATCCCCAATGGCAAAAGCAGTTTTATGGAAAGCAAATCTTTTTACAAGAAGCGTCAGGAAATACAGATTTCTCCACAACTCCCCTGGGTCTGGAAGTCGTCAAAGGCGCGGTACAATCCGCATTCGGGACATCTCCTAAAGCTCTCTCTGCTATCGATGGCATTTCTGGAGCTACGTTAACATGTAACGGTGTTACTGAAGCTTATGCGCAATCCTTAGCTCCCTATCGCAATTTGTTGATGTCTTTCGCTAAACTTAATCACCGGGGAGATCAAAATGGCAGCAAATAA
- the mnmA gene encoding tRNA 2-thiouridine(34) synthase MnmA gives MNKTVVVAMSGGVDSSVVAYLLKKYTSYRVLGIFMKNWEEEDSNGLCSTAKDYEDVERVAEQLDIPYYTVSFAREYRERVFSRFLKEYSQGYTPNPDVLCNREIKFDLLQKKVVELGGDFLATGHYCRLDVKSQRVGLLRGKDPHKDQSYFLCGTHPESLKNVLFPLGDMTKREVRSIAAQAGLATAQKRDSTGICFIGKRPFKSFLEQFVPNVEGEIIDYDSQKIVGNHEGAHYYTIGQRRGLDIGGSEKPCYVVGKDMEKNIVYIVRGEDHPLLYQQELTAKELNWFVSPESITRCSAKVRYRSPDEECEILHTGTQDTVRVRFTSPVKAITPGQTIAFYDGERCLGGGIIEVAMTPHSV, from the coding sequence ATGAATAAAACTGTTGTTGTTGCTATGTCTGGAGGAGTTGATTCCTCCGTAGTTGCTTATCTTTTAAAAAAATATACCTCCTATAGGGTCCTAGGGATTTTTATGAAGAACTGGGAAGAAGAAGATAGCAACGGTTTATGTTCCACCGCTAAAGATTATGAAGATGTTGAAAGAGTCGCTGAGCAGCTGGACATTCCTTACTATACGGTATCTTTTGCTAGGGAGTACCGCGAAAGGGTATTCTCACGTTTTCTTAAAGAATATTCTCAAGGTTATACACCAAATCCTGACGTTCTTTGCAATCGGGAAATAAAATTTGATTTACTTCAGAAGAAAGTTGTCGAGCTGGGAGGGGATTTCCTTGCCACAGGACATTACTGCCGATTAGATGTCAAGAGTCAGAGAGTAGGATTACTTCGTGGAAAGGATCCCCATAAAGATCAAAGTTATTTCCTGTGTGGCACGCACCCAGAGTCTTTGAAAAATGTACTTTTCCCTTTAGGTGACATGACAAAAAGAGAGGTACGCTCCATAGCTGCCCAAGCCGGACTGGCAACAGCTCAAAAAAGAGACAGCACGGGCATCTGTTTTATAGGAAAGCGGCCGTTTAAAAGTTTTCTTGAACAGTTTGTCCCCAATGTCGAGGGGGAGATTATAGATTATGATTCTCAGAAGATTGTAGGGAATCATGAAGGCGCCCATTACTACACGATAGGCCAACGCAGAGGTTTAGATATTGGCGGCTCTGAAAAACCTTGTTATGTTGTGGGTAAGGATATGGAGAAGAATATTGTGTATATCGTACGAGGGGAAGATCACCCACTACTTTATCAACAAGAACTTACAGCTAAAGAATTGAATTGGTTTGTCTCTCCAGAATCTATAACGAGGTGTAGTGCTAAGGTACGCTATCGTTCCCCAGATGAAGAATGTGAAATTTTACATACAGGAACACAGGATACCGTACGCGTGCGCTTTACGTCTCCTGTTAAAGCCATCACCCCAGGACAAACCATCGCATTTTATGATGGGGAGAGATGCCTGGGGGGAGGGATCATAGAAGTCGCTATGACTCCACATTCGGTATAG
- a CDS encoding glycine cleavage protein H-like protein encodes MWYSDYHVWIDPIHENIVRLGLTSRMRENLGQILHIDLPALGSFCKEGEVLVILESSKSAIEVLSPVSGEILEVNENLKEDVRLLNNSPEEAGWFVIVKLDQKLNIQNLSPKE; translated from the coding sequence ATGTGGTATTCTGATTATCATGTGTGGATCGACCCCATACACGAGAATATTGTACGTTTAGGATTGACGTCTAGGATGCGAGAAAATCTGGGGCAAATCCTTCATATTGACCTGCCGGCTTTAGGAAGCTTCTGTAAGGAAGGTGAGGTGCTTGTCATTTTGGAATCTTCAAAATCTGCTATTGAGGTATTAAGTCCGGTTTCTGGAGAAATTCTTGAGGTTAATGAGAATCTCAAAGAGGACGTACGGCTTCTGAATAATTCTCCTGAAGAAGCTGGCTGGTTTGTTATCGTTAAATTAGATCAAAAATTAAATATACAAAACCTTTCTCCCAAAGAATAG